One Kribbella sp. NBC_00662 genomic region harbors:
- a CDS encoding response regulator: MIRVLVVDDHPVVRSGLTGMLSVTEDISVVGEAGDGSEAVALVESTRPDVVLMDLRMPRMDGVAATGAIVSGYPSTRVLVLTTYDTDTDILHAVEAGAAGYLLKDTPHIELLNGIRAAARGETVLAPPVAARLMSRLRTPAAPAAASPSPRELEVLAAVARGLSNAEIGRELFIGEATVKTHLQRLFAKLDVDDRTRAVTVAIERGLLPSPGR, encoded by the coding sequence TGTCGGTGACCGAGGACATCTCCGTGGTCGGTGAGGCCGGCGACGGTTCGGAAGCGGTGGCGCTGGTCGAGTCGACGCGGCCGGACGTCGTACTGATGGATCTGCGGATGCCGCGAATGGACGGCGTGGCTGCGACCGGGGCGATCGTGTCCGGGTATCCGTCGACGCGGGTGCTGGTGCTGACGACGTACGACACCGACACGGACATCCTGCACGCGGTCGAGGCAGGCGCGGCCGGGTATCTGCTGAAGGACACACCGCACATTGAACTGCTCAACGGGATCCGCGCCGCGGCCCGTGGTGAGACCGTGTTGGCGCCGCCTGTCGCGGCCCGGCTGATGTCTCGCCTTCGTACGCCGGCCGCGCCCGCCGCGGCGTCGCCGTCGCCGCGCGAGCTGGAAGTGCTGGCCGCGGTGGCCCGCGGGCTGAGCAACGCGGAGATCGGGCGTGAGCTCTTCATCGGCGAGGCCACTGTGAAGACCCATCTGCAGCGGCTCTTCGCCAAACTCGACGTCGACGACCGCACGCGTGCCGTCACCGTGGCGATCGAGCGCGGGCTGCTGCCGTCCCCCGGCCGCTAG